In a single window of the Dryobates pubescens isolate bDryPub1 chromosome Z, bDryPub1.pri, whole genome shotgun sequence genome:
- the APC gene encoding adenomatous polyposis coli protein isoform X1 encodes MAAASYDQLLKQVEALKMENSNLRQELEDNSNHLTKLETEASNMKEVLKQLQGSIEDEAMASSGQIDLLERLKELNLESSNFPGVKLRPKASVRSYGSREGSVSSRSGECSPVPMGSFPRRGFMNGSRESTGYLEELEKERSLLLAELEKEEKEKDWYYAQLQNLTKRIDSLPLTENFSLQTDMTRRQLEYEARQIRAAMEEQLGTCQDMEKRAQARVARIQQIEKDILRIRQLLQSQTAEAEVEMVYSLLSMLGTHDKDDMSRTLLAMSSSQDSCIAMRQSGCLPLLIQLLHGNDKDSVLLGNSRGSKEARARASAALHNIIHSQPDDKRGRREIRVLHLLEQIRAYCETCWEWQEAHEQGMDQDKNPMPAPVDHQICPAVCVLMKLSFDEEHRHAMNELGGLQAIAELLQVDCEMYGLTNDHYSVTLRRYAGMALTNLTFGDVANKATLCSMKGCMRALVAQLKSESEDLQQVIASVLRNLSWRADVNSKKILREVGSVKALMECALEVKKESTLKSVLSALWNLSAHCTENKADICAVDGALAFLVGTLTYRSQTNTLAIIESGGGILRNVSSLIATNEDHRQILRENTCLQTLLQHLKSHSLTIVSNACGTLWNLSARNAKDQEALWDMGAVSMLKNLIHSKHKMIAMGSAAALRNLMANRPAKYKDANIMSPGSSLPSLHVRKQKALEAELDAQHLSETFDNIDNLSPKASHRNKQRHKQNIYSEYVLDSSRHDDAVCRSESFNAGNVTVLSPYLNSTVLPSSSSSSRGNIENSRSEKDRSLDKDRAVGLNTYYPGAENTGNSSKRMGMQISTAAAQIAKVMEEVTSMHIPQEDRSSGSTSEMHCLTEDRNAPRRSATAHTHSNTYFPKSENSNRTCPGPYAKMEYKRASNDSLNSVSSSDGYGKRGQMKPSIESYSEDDESKFCSYGQYPADLAHKIHSANHMDDNDGELDTPINYSLKYSDEQLNSGRQSPSQNERWARPKHIIDDDMKQNEQRQPRSQNVTYPVYNESGEDKHMKYQSPFGQQECVSSFRSRGSNGSDQSRVGSTLGINQKVNQSLCHVDDYDDDKTTNYSERYSEEEQHEEEDRPTNYSIKYNEEDHHVDQPIDYSLKYSTEVPPSSQKPSFTFPKSSSVQSTKTEHISSSSGSTSAPSAGSKRQNQLHPNSAQGRGGHVQKTASCKTPSINQETIQTYCVEDTPICFSRCSSLSSLSSAEDEIGRDQSTRVTDGNNALQVAELKENSGALPTEGAVSEITSTSQHVRTKPNRLQTSSLSPSDSSRHKAVEFSSGAKSPSKSGAQTPKSPPEHYVQETPLMFSRCTSVSSLDSFESRSIASSVQSEPCSGMVSGIISPSDLPDSPGQTMPPSRSKTPPPAQGVQVKRDVPKGKVPSAEKREPGPRQAAVNAAVQRVQVLPDADTLLHFATESTPDGFSCSSSLSALSLDEPFIQKDVELRIMPPVHENEHGNEAEPEQSDDTKDNQEKKAEKPTEAEKDILDDSDDDDDIEILEACIISAMPTKSSRKSKKPSQASAQKIPPPVARKPSQLPVYKLLPSQSRLQSQKHVSFTPGDDMPRVYCVEGTPINFSTATSLSDLTIESPPSELANVDSVGAVTESGEFEKRDTIPTEGRSTDDSQRAKSSTVTPPGLDDDKTEEGDILAECINSAMPKGKSHKPFRVKKIMDQIQQASSSLSNKNQPEGEKKKPTSPVKPVPQNNEYRARVRRTTESKTSISNERSYAESRDAKKQNLKNNSRDFNDKLPNNEERVKGSFAFDSPHHYTPIEGTPYCFSRNDSLSSLDFDDDDVDLTREKAELRKGKEAKETEMKDCTNPEQPSNQQPSNRTQICQKNPPGRSQPKTFSQSAKDIPDRGAATDEKMQNFAIENTPVCFSCNSSLSSLSDVDQENNNKEEEPAKCTEAPDSQMESNRPQTSGYAPKSFHVEDTPVCFSRNSSLSSLSIDSEDDLLQECISSAMPKKKKPSRTKSESEKNSSRNTGGILAEDLTLDLREIQRPDSEHGFSPDSENFDWKAIQEGANSIVSSLHQAAAAASLSRQASSDSDSILSLKSGISLGSPFHLTPDQEEKPFTCNKGPRILKPGEKSTLESKKVESESRGIKGGKKVYKSVITGKARSNSEVSSQLKQPQQTSVPSISRGRTMIHIPGVRNSSSSTSPVSKKGPPLKNTNSKSPSEGQCLTSSPRGIKSSVKPEPASVVGQPSGLNPGGSSKGPSRSGSRDSTPSRPQQQPLSRPLQSPGRNSISPGRNGISPPNKLSQLPRTSSPSTASTKSSSSGRMSYTSPGRQVSQQNLTKQTALPKSTSSIPRSESASKGLNQALSSGGGSNKKTELSRMSSTKSSGSESDRSERPVLVRQSTFIKEAPSPTLRRKLEESASFECLSPSRPDSPTRSQLQTPVLSPSLPDMSLSAHSTAHTSSWRKLPPNLSPSVEYDGRPAKRHDIARSHSESPSRLLINRSGTWKREHSKHSSSLPRVSTWRRTGSSSSILSASSESSEKAKSEDEKQHGSSLPGHKQSKESQAPAKGTWRKIKENEIPQIMNDPQHTSSVATNGSDSKTLIYQMAPAVSKTEDVWVRIEDCPINNPRSGRSPTGNTPPVIDSVSEKGAVNSKDSKEIQEKQASGNGGVPVRTSGLENRLNSFFQIDSPNKKGTETKPLPNNPVPAPENNESTVNERTLFSSSSSSKHSSPIGAVAARVTPFNYNPSRRKSSVDSSSARPSQIPTPVNNSTKKRDSKSENPDSSGTQSPKRHSGSYLVTSV; translated from the exons GTGGAAATGGTGTATTCATTGTTATCAATGCTTGGTACTCATGATAAAGATGACATGTCAAGGACGTTGTTAGCCATGTCCAGCTCTCAAGACAGCTGCATAGCCATGCGCCAGTCTGGGTGTCTTCCTCTCCTCATCCAGCTATTACATGGCAACGATAAAGACTCTGTCTTGTTGGGAAACTCTCGTGGCAGTAAAGAGGCCCGTGCCAGAGCCAGCGCAGCACTGCACAACATCATTCACTCTCAGCCTGATGATAAAAGAGGCAGGCGGGAAATACGTGTGCTTCATCTTTTGGAGCAGATCCGTGCTTACTGTGAAACATGTTGGGAATGGCAGGAAGCACATGAACAAGGCATGGATCAAGACAAAAACCCAA TGCCTGCTCCAGTAGATCATCAGATCTGTCCTGCAGTGTGCGTTTTGATGAAACTTTCATTTGATGAAGAACACAGGCATGCAATGAATGAGCTTG GAGGTTTGCAGGCCATTGCTGAACTGTTGCAGGTAGATTGTGAAATGTATGGACTGACAAATGATCACTATAGTGTTACCTTAAGGAGGTATGCTGGAATGGCTCTGACAAACTTGACTTTTGGAGATGTGGCAAACAAG GCTACGTTATGTTCTATGAAGGGCTGTATGAGAGCTCTTGTAGCCCAACTGAAATCTGAAAGTGAAGACTTACAGCAG GTCATTGCAAGTGTGTTGAGGAACTTATCCTGGCGAGCAGATGTAAACAGTAAAAAGATTCTGAGAGAAGTTGGAAGTGTGAAAGCACTGATGGAATGTGCTTTAGAGGTTAAGAAG gAATCCACCTTAAAAAGCGTTCTGAGTGCCTTATGGAATTTATCAGCACATTGTACCGAGAACAAAGCTGATATATGTGCTGTTGATGGTGCTCTTGCATTTCTAGTCGGCACACTGACATACCGGAGCCAAACAAACACTTTAGCCATCATAGAAAGTGGAGGAGGAATATTACGAAATGTTTCTAGCTTAATTGCTACTAATGAGGACCATAG GCAAATCTTGCGAGAGAACACCTGCTTACAAACCTTGTTACAACACTTGAAGTCACACAGTTTGACAATAGTCAGTAATGCATGTGGGACCTTGTGGAATCTTTCTGCACGAAATGCAAAGGATCAGGAGGCACTATGGGACATGGGAGCAGTTAGTATGCTGAAAAATCTCATTCACTCAAAACACAAAATGATAGCCATGGGTAGTGCTGCAGCTTTAAGAAACCTCATGGCAAACAGGCCAGCAAAATATAAAGATGCCAACATTATGTCTCCAGGATCAAGCTTACCATCTCTTCATGTCAGAAAACAAAAGGCACTGGAGGCAGAATTAGATGCTCAGCATTTATCAGAGACTTTTGACAACATTGATAATTTGAGCCCAAAAGCATCTCACCGTAATAAGCAGAGGCATAAGCAAAATATATACAGTGAGTATGTCTTAGACTCCAGTCGGCATGATGATGCTGTGTGCAGATCAGAGAGTTTTAATGCTGGTAATGTGACTGTACTTTCACCGTATTTAAATAGTACAGTattgcccagctcctcctcttccagtAGAGGAAACATAGAAAATTCTCGATCAGAGAAAGACAGAAGTCTTGACAAGGATCGAGCAGTAGGTTTAAATACTTATTATCCAGGTGCAGAGAATACTGGAAACTCATCTAAGAGAATGGGAATGCAGATTTctactgctgcagctcagatcGCCAAAGTTATGGAAGAAGTAACAAGCATGCATATTCCACAAGAAGACAGAAGTTCTGGTTCTACTTCTGAAATGCACTGTTTGACAGAAGACAGAAATGCCCCAAGAAGATCAGCCACTGCCCATACTCACTCAAATACATACTTTCCTAAGTCTGAGAATTCAAACAGGACATGTCCTGGTCCTTACGCAAAAATGGAGTACAAGAGAGCTTCAAATGATAGCCTAAATAGCGTCAGCAGCAGTGATGGCTATGGTAAAAGAGGCCAAATGAAACCTTCCATTGAGTCCTACTCTGAAGATGATGAAAGTAAATTTTGTAGTTACGGTCAATATCCAGCTGACTTGGCACATAAGATTCATAGTGCAAATCATATGGATGACAATGATGGAGAGCTAGACACTCCAATTAATTATAGTCTTAAATACTCAGATGAACAGTTAAATTCTGGAAGGCAAAGTCCCTCTCAGAATGAAAGATGGGCAAGGCCTAAGCATATAATAGATGATGATATGAAACAAAATGAACAAAGGCAGCCAAGGAGCCAAAATGTGACTTACCCCGTGTACAATGAAAGTGGAGAGGATAAACACATGAAATATCAGTCACCTTTTGGACAACAGGAGTGTGTTTCTTCCTTTAGATCAAGAGGATCCAATGGTTCAGATCAGAGCAGGGTAGGCTCAACTCTTGGAATTAATCAGAAGGTAAACCAGTCCTTGTGCCATGTTGATGATTATGATGATGATAAGACAACAAATTATAGTGAGCGTTATTCTGAGGAGGAACAACATGAAGAGGAAGATAGACCAACTAATTATAGCATAAAGTACAATGAAGAGGACCATCATGTCGATCAGCCTATTGATTATAGTTTGAAATACTCAACAGAAGTTCCACCTTCGTCTCAGAAGCCATCTTTCACTTTCCCAAAGAGTTCTTCGGTGCAAAGTACTAAAACTGAGCATATTTCCTCAAGCAGTGGGAGCACATCAGCCCCCTCAGCTGGTTCCAAGAGACAGAATCAGCTTCATCCAAATtctgcacagggcagaggcGGTCATGTGCAGAAGACTGCTTCATGTAAAACTCCCTCTATTAATCAGGAAACTATACAAACTTACTGTGTGGAAGATACCCCAATATGTTTTTCAAGGTGTAGCTCTTTGTCATCTTTGTCATCAGCTGAAGATGAAATAGGACGTGATCAATCCACACGTGTGACAGATGGCAATAACGCACTGCAGGTAGCAGAACTAAAGGAAAACAGTGGGGCATTACCTACAGAAGGTGCAGTAAGTGAAATCACATCAACATCACAACACGTCAGAACAAAACCCAATAGACTTCAGACTTCTAGTTTGTCTCCTTCTGATTCTTCTAGACATAAAGCTGTTGAATTTTCTTCAGGTGCCAAATCTCCCTCTAAGAGTGGTGCACAGACTCCTAAAAGTCCACCAGAACATTATGTACAGGAAACACCTCTCATGTTCAGCAGATGTACTTCTGTAAGTTCCCTGGATAGTTTTGAAAGTCGTTCAATTGCTAGCTCAGTTCAGAGTGAGCCTTGCAGTGGAATGGTAAGTGGTATTATAAGCCCCAGTGACCTTCCAGACAGCCCTGGACAAACAATGCCTCCAAGCAGAAGTAaaacaccacccccagctcaAGGAGTTCAAGTAAAAAGAGATGTACCTAAAGGTAAAGTACCAAGTGCAGAAAAGAGAGAGCCTGGTCCTAGACAGGCAGCTGTAAATGCAGCAGTTCAAAGAGTTCAGGTTCTGCCAGATGCTGACACACTATTACATTTTGCCACAGAAAGCACACCAGATGGATTCTCATGCTCTTCTAGTCTGAGTGCTCTGAGTCTTGATGAGCCATTTATACAGAAGGATGTAGAATTAAGAATAATGCCTCCGGTTCATGAAAATGAACATGGAAATGAAGCAGAACCTGAACAGTCAGATGATACAAAGGATAaccaagaaaagaaagcagagaaaccTACTGAAGCAGAAAAAGATATTCTGGATGAttctgatgatgatgatgatattgAAATATTGGAAGCATGTATTATTTCTGCTATGCCAACGAAGTCTTCACGTAAATCCAAAAAGCCTTCTCAAGCATCTGCTCAAAAAATACCTCCTCCTGTAGCCAGAAAGCCTAGCCAGTTGCCAGTTTACAAACTTTTGCCTTCACAAAGCAGACTGCAGTCCCAAAAGCATGTGAGTTTTACACCAGGAGATGATATGCCACGGGTATATTGTGTTGAGGGTACACCAATAAATTTTTCAACAGCTACATCTCTGAGTGATCTCACAATAGAATCACCCCCAAGTGAGTTGGCCAATGTAGATAGTGTGGGTGCAGTAACAGAGTCAGGGGAATTTGAAAAGCGAGACACCATTCCTACAGAAGGTAGAAGTACTGATGATTCTCAGAGAGCAAAAAGCTCAACTGTGACTCCCCCAGGCCTAGATGATGACAAAACAGAAGAGGGTGATATTCTGGCTGAGTGTATTAACTCAGCTATGCCAAAAGGAAAAAGTCACAAACCATTTAGAGTGAAGAAGATAATGGATCAAATTCAACAAGCATCTTCATCACTAAGTAATAAAAACCAACCAGAAGGTGAGAAAAAGAAGCCAACATCACCAGTAAAGCCTGTCCCCCAAAATAATGAATACAGAGCACGTGTAAGAAGAACCACAGAGTCTAAAACTAGTATCAGTAATGAAAGAAGttatgcagagagcagagatgcAAAGAAACAGAATCTTAAAAATAATTCAAGAGATTTTAATGACAAATTGCCAAATAATGAAGAGCGTGTAAAAGGAAGCTTTGCATTTGATTCCCCTCATCATTATACACCTATTGAGGGAACTCCTTACTGTTTTTCACGAAATGATTCCCTAAGTTCTTTAGattttgatgatgatgatgttgaCCTTACAAGGGAGAAGGCAGaattaaggaaaggaaaagaagcaaaggaaacagaaatgaaaGACTGCACTAATCCAGAACAGCCTTCAAATCAGCAGCCAAGTAACAGGACACAAATATGTCAGAAAAACCCACCAGGCAGAAGCCAACCTAAAACTTTCTCTCAGTCAGCTAAAGATATTCCAGACAGAGGAGCAGCCACGGATGAGAAAATGCAGAATTTTGCTATTGAAAACActcctgtttgtttttcctgtaaTTCATCTCTTAGTTCCCTCAGTGATGTTGATcaagaaaacaataacaaagaaGAGGAACCTGCAAAATGTACTGAGGCTCCTGATTCACAGATGGAATCAAACAGACCGCAGACTTCTGGCTATGCACCTAAATCATTTCATGTTGAAGATACTCCAGTATGTTTTTCTAGAAATAGCTCTCTGAGTTCTCTTAGTATCGATTCAGAAGATGATCTTTTGCAGGAATGTATTAGTTCTGCTATgcctaaaaagaaaaagccctcAAGAACAAAGAGCGAAAGTGAAAAAAATAGTTCTAGAAATACAGGTGGTATATTGGCAGAAGATTTAACACTGGATTTGAGAGAGATACAAAGGCCGGATTCGGAACACGGCTTTTCACCTGATTCAGAGAACTTTGATTGGAAAGCTATACAAGAAGGTGCAAATTCTATAGTTAGTAGCCTGCatcaagctgcagctgctgcatcaCTGTCGAGACAAGCTTCATCAGACTCTGACTCTATACTTTCATTAAAATCTGGTATTTCTCTAGGGTCACCATTTCATCTTACACCAGACCAAGAAGAAAAACCCTTCACTTGTAATAAAGGTCCAAGAATTCTTAAGCCAGGAGAGAAGAGTACACTGGAGTCTAAAAAAGTAGAATCGGAAAGCAGGGGAATCAAAGGTGGAAAGAAAGTATATAAAAGTGTAATTACAGGAAAAGCTCGCTCCAATTCAGAAGTTTCAAGCCAGTTGAAGCAACCACAACAGACAAGTGTGCCTTCAATTTCACGTGGTAGGACAATGATCCATATTCCAGGAGTACGTAACAGTTCCTCGAGTACTAGTCCTGTTTCAAAAAAAGGTCCTCCACTCAAAAACACAAACTCCAAGAGTCCCAGTGAAGGCCAATGTCTGACTAGTTCTCCAAGAGGAATCAAGTCATCAGTGAAACCTGAGCCTGCTTCTGTAGTTGGGCAGCCATCAGGTTTGAATCCAGGTGGATCGAGTAAAGGACCTTCTAGGTCAGGATCTAGAGACTCAACTCCATCTAGGCCTCAACAGCAGCCGTTAAGTAGGCCTCTGCAATCTCCAGGCCGAAACTCAATTTCCCCAGGAAGAAATGGTATAAGTCCTCCTAACAAACTTTCTCAGTTGCCAAGGACATCATCACCTAGCACAGCTTCAACTAAATCTTCAAGTTCAGGTAGAATGTCATATACATCACCAGGCAGGCAGGTGAGCCAGCAAAACCTTACAAAGCAAACTGCCTTACCTAAGAGTACCAGTAGCATTCCACGAAGCGAGTCTGCTTCAAAAGGGTTAAACCAAGCTCTCAGCAGTGGTGGTGGATCAAACAAGAAGACTGAACTATCCAGAATGTCATCCACAAAATCTAGTGGAAGTGAATCTGACAGATCCGAGAGACCTGTTCTTGTTCGTCAGTCAACTTTCATTAAAGAAGCTCCAAGCCCAACTCTAAGACGGAAATTAGAAGAGTCAGCTTCATTTGAATGTCTCTCTCCTTCCAGGCCAGATTCTCCCACAAGGTCCCAACTACAAACCCCAGTTTTAAGTCCATCTCTTCCTGATATGTCTTTATCTGCTCATTCAACTGCCCATACAAGTAGTTGGCGAAAATTACCCCCTAATCTGAGCCCTTCTGTAGAATATGATGGGAGACCAGCAAAACGTCATGATATAGCTCGTTCTCATTCTGAGAGTCCCTCAAGATTGCTGATCAACAGATCAGGTACTTGGAAGCGTGAGCACAGTAAACATTCTTCATCACTTCCTCGTGTAAGCACTTGGCGAAGAActggaagttcctcctcaatTCTGTCAGCTTCCTCAGAATCCAGTGAAAAGGCAAAAAGTGAAGATGAAAAGCAACATGGAAGTTCTCTTCCTGGACACAAGCAAAGTAAAGAAAGCCAAGCACCAGCAAAAGGTActtggagaaaaataaaagaaaatgaaatcccGCAGATAATGAATGATCCTCAGCATACTTCCTCAGTTGCCACAAATGGCTCTGATTCCAAAACTCTCATCTATCAGATGGCACCAGCTGTCTCTAAGACAGAGGATGTGTGGGTGAGGATAGAGGACTGCCCAATTAACAATCCTCGATCTGGAAGGTCCCCAACTGGAAATACTCCCCCTGTTATTGACAGTGTTTCAGAGAAAGGGGCTGTGAATAGTAAAGATTCTAAAGAGATTCAAGAAAAACAAGCCTCAGGAAATGGAGGTGTTCCAGTTCGTACCAGTGGTTTAGAAAACCGTCTGAACTCCTTCTTTCAGATAGATAGTCCAAACAAGAAAGGCACTGAGACAAAACCTCTGCCAAATAATCCTGTTCCTGCACCAGAAAATAATGAAAGTACTGTAAATGAGCGTACACTATTCAGTTCCAGTAGCTCAAGCAAACATAGCTCTCCTATTGGTGCTGTTGCAGCAAGAGTGACTCCTTTCAACTACAATCCAAGCCGCAGGAAGAGTAGCGTGGACAGTAGTTCTGCTCGGCCATCACAAATACCAACACCAGTAAATAACAGCACTAAGAAACGTGACTCCAAGTCTGAAAATCCAGACAGCAGTGGAACTCAGAGCCCTAAACGTCACTCTGGCTCTTACCTGGTAACTTCTGTTTAA